A single Pseudomonas sp. MM223 DNA region contains:
- the mrcB gene encoding Penicillin-binding protein 1B (*Name mrcB), with protein MTRTRNPRTPQKRPTGRSRAWLGWALKLSLVGLVIVAGFAVYLDAVVQEKFSGKRWTIPAKVYARPLELFTGQKLSKSDFLTELDALGYRRESAANGPGAAAVNGNTVDLNTRGFQFYEGMEPAQFVRVRFSGDYVAGLSAANGKALDVVRLEPLMIGGIYPKNLEDRILIKIDQVPKYLLETLVATEDRDFYSHYGVSPKSIARAMWVNTSSGSMRQGGSTLTQQLVKNFYLSSERSLSRKLTEAMMAMLLELHYDKREILEAYLNEVFVGQDGQRAVHGFGLASQFFFSQPLSELKLHQIALLVGMVKGPSYYNPRRYPDRALARRNLVLDLVAEQGVASQAEVDAAKKMPLGVTKRGSLADSSFPAFLDLVKRQLRQDYRDEDLTEEGLRIFTSFDPILQMKAETSMSETFKRLSGRKGADEVESAMVVTNPETGEVQALIGSRQAGFAGFNRAIDAVRPIGSLVKPSVYLTALEQPSKYTLTSWVQDEPFSVKGADGQVWRPQNYDRRPHGTIYLYQGLANSYNLSTAKLGLEVGVPNVIKTIGRLGVNVDWPAFPAMLLGAGGMSPMQVATMYQTIANGGFNTPMRGIRSVLTAEGEPLKRYPFQIQQTFDPGAIYLVQNAMQRVMREGTGRSVYNTLPRSLTLAGKTGTSNDSRDSWFSGFSQDLLAVVWMGRDDNGKTPFTGATGALQVWTSFMKKADPLPLDMPQPDNVVQAWIDPYSGQGSDGSCPGAVQMPYIRGSEPPAGATCGGEQNPAESVMDWVKGWMN; from the coding sequence ATGACCCGAACCCGAAATCCCCGTACCCCTCAGAAACGCCCGACCGGCCGCTCTCGCGCCTGGCTGGGCTGGGCTTTGAAGCTCAGCCTGGTAGGCCTGGTGATCGTTGCCGGCTTCGCGGTTTACCTCGATGCCGTTGTCCAGGAGAAGTTCTCTGGCAAGCGCTGGACCATCCCTGCCAAGGTGTATGCCCGGCCGCTGGAGCTGTTCACTGGTCAGAAACTGAGCAAGAGCGACTTCCTTACCGAACTCGACGCGCTCGGCTACCGGCGTGAAAGCGCGGCCAACGGCCCGGGTGCGGCGGCGGTCAACGGTAACACCGTCGACCTCAATACCCGCGGCTTCCAGTTCTACGAGGGCATGGAGCCGGCGCAGTTTGTACGCGTGCGTTTCTCGGGCGATTACGTGGCGGGCCTTTCCGCTGCCAACGGCAAGGCGCTCGACGTGGTGCGGCTTGAACCGCTGATGATCGGCGGTATCTACCCGAAAAACCTCGAAGACCGCATCCTGATCAAGATCGACCAGGTACCCAAGTACTTGCTCGAAACCCTGGTGGCGACCGAAGACCGCGACTTCTATAGCCACTACGGCGTGTCGCCCAAGTCCATCGCCCGAGCCATGTGGGTCAACACCTCGTCAGGCTCGATGCGCCAGGGCGGCAGTACCCTGACCCAGCAGTTGGTGAAGAACTTCTACCTCAGCAGCGAACGCAGCCTCAGCCGCAAGCTGACCGAGGCCATGATGGCCATGCTGCTTGAATTGCACTACGACAAACGCGAGATTCTCGAGGCCTACCTGAACGAGGTGTTCGTCGGCCAGGATGGCCAGCGTGCAGTGCACGGCTTCGGCCTTGCCAGCCAGTTCTTCTTCAGCCAACCACTCTCGGAGCTGAAACTGCACCAGATCGCCTTGCTGGTGGGCATGGTCAAAGGGCCGTCCTACTACAACCCACGGCGTTACCCTGACCGCGCCCTGGCCCGCCGTAACCTGGTGCTCGACCTGGTGGCCGAGCAGGGCGTTGCCAGCCAGGCCGAAGTCGATGCAGCGAAGAAGATGCCACTGGGCGTGACCAAGCGCGGCAGCCTGGCCGACAGCTCGTTCCCGGCCTTCCTCGACCTGGTCAAGCGTCAGCTGCGCCAGGACTATCGCGACGAAGACTTGACCGAAGAAGGCCTGCGTATTTTCACCAGCTTCGACCCGATCCTGCAGATGAAGGCCGAAACCTCGATGAGCGAGACCTTCAAGCGCCTGTCGGGGCGCAAAGGTGCTGACGAGGTGGAGTCGGCCATGGTCGTGACCAACCCGGAAACCGGTGAGGTCCAGGCGCTGATCGGTAGCCGCCAGGCAGGCTTCGCCGGCTTTAACCGGGCCATCGACGCGGTGCGGCCGATCGGCTCGCTGGTCAAGCCGTCGGTGTACCTGACGGCGCTGGAGCAGCCGAGCAAGTACACCCTGACCAGTTGGGTGCAGGACGAACCATTTTCGGTCAAGGGTGCCGATGGCCAGGTCTGGCGCCCACAAAACTATGACCGCCGACCGCATGGCACCATCTACCTGTACCAGGGGCTTGCCAACTCGTACAACCTGTCGACCGCCAAGCTCGGCCTGGAAGTGGGCGTGCCCAATGTGATCAAGACCATTGGCCGGCTGGGGGTGAATGTCGACTGGCCAGCCTTCCCGGCCATGTTGCTGGGCGCCGGTGGCATGTCGCCGATGCAGGTTGCGACCATGTATCAGACCATCGCCAACGGTGGCTTCAACACCCCGATGCGCGGTATCCGCAGTGTGCTGACCGCCGAGGGCGAGCCGCTCAAGCGCTACCCGTTCCAGATTCAGCAAACCTTCGACCCGGGAGCCATCTACCTGGTGCAGAACGCCATGCAGCGGGTAATGCGCGAAGGTACCGGGCGTTCGGTGTACAACACCTTGCCCCGCTCGCTGACCCTGGCGGGTAAGACCGGTACCAGTAACGACTCGCGTGACAGCTGGTTCTCCGGGTTCAGCCAGGACCTGCTGGCCGTGGTGTGGATGGGCCGTGACGATAACGGCAAGACGCCATTTACCGGTGCAACCGGTGCCCTGCAGGTGTGGACCAGCTTCATGAAGAAGGCCGACCCGCTGCCGCTGGATATGCCGCAGCCCGACAACGTGGTGCAGGCCTGGATTGACCCGTACAGTGGCCAAGGGTCTGATGGCAGCTGTCCGGGAGCGGTGCAGATGCCGTATATTCGCGGGAGTGAACCGCCTGCCGGCGCGACCTGTGGCGGCGAGCAGAATCCTGCAGAGTCGGTCATGGACTGGGTCAAAGGCTGGATGAATTAA
- a CDS encoding putative protein, whose product MSQALITALQNPALYPHPVDGFQLIETHISWVLLTGEYAYKIKKPMNFGFLDFTSLDQREHFCNEELRLNQRMTDGLYLEVLPLTGSVEAPQIGGEGKAIEYALKMRQFPQGQMLSTLQANGELNAAHIDQMARQIAEFHLQTPKVSAEQPYGSPESVMAPVEQNFEQIRPFLSDKADLLQLDNLQAWARSSFERLQGLFASRKANGFTRECHGDIHLGNATLIDGKVVIFDCIEFNEPFRMTDVWADTGFLAMDLEDRGLKCLARRFISQYLELTGDYEGLEVLNFYKAYRALVRAKVALFSMPANADGVQRATTLRTYRNYANLAESYSAIPSRLLAITHGVSAVGKSHVAMRLVEALGAIRVRSDVERKRLFGEQPQENAGQLTSGIYGQDASAATYQRLHEVAATVLRAGFPVVLDATYLKHEQRQAAAEVASLTGVPFLILDCQAPEAVIASWLEQRQAENSDPSDATLDVVKAQQASREALDAQELVKSTRVDTQDAGSMDQVIEQIRQRLPGL is encoded by the coding sequence GTGAGCCAAGCCCTTATCACTGCGTTGCAGAACCCAGCCCTGTACCCTCACCCTGTGGATGGGTTCCAGCTCATCGAAACGCATATCTCCTGGGTACTGCTCACCGGCGAGTACGCCTACAAGATCAAGAAGCCAATGAACTTCGGCTTCCTCGACTTCACCAGCCTGGACCAGCGCGAGCATTTCTGTAACGAAGAGTTGCGCCTGAACCAGCGCATGACCGACGGCCTGTATCTGGAAGTACTGCCGCTCACCGGTAGCGTCGAAGCGCCGCAGATCGGTGGCGAAGGCAAGGCCATCGAATACGCGCTGAAGATGCGCCAGTTCCCCCAGGGGCAGATGCTCAGCACCCTTCAGGCCAATGGCGAACTGAATGCCGCGCACATCGACCAGATGGCCCGGCAAATCGCTGAGTTCCACCTGCAGACCCCCAAGGTATCTGCCGAGCAGCCCTACGGTTCGCCTGAAAGCGTCATGGCCCCGGTCGAACAGAACTTCGAACAGATCCGCCCATTCCTCAGCGACAAGGCCGACCTGCTGCAACTGGACAACCTGCAGGCTTGGGCACGCAGCAGTTTCGAGCGGCTGCAAGGCCTGTTCGCCTCGCGCAAGGCCAATGGCTTCACCCGCGAGTGCCATGGTGACATCCACCTGGGCAACGCCACCCTGATCGACGGCAAGGTGGTGATCTTCGACTGCATCGAGTTCAACGAACCGTTCCGCATGACCGACGTCTGGGCCGACACCGGCTTCCTCGCCATGGACCTGGAAGATCGCGGCCTCAAGTGCCTGGCACGGCGCTTCATCAGCCAGTACCTGGAGCTGACCGGCGATTATGAAGGCCTGGAAGTGCTCAACTTCTACAAAGCCTATCGCGCCCTGGTACGGGCCAAGGTCGCGCTGTTCAGCATGCCGGCCAATGCCGATGGCGTGCAACGGGCTACTACCCTGCGCACCTACCGCAACTACGCCAACCTGGCAGAAAGCTACAGCGCCATCCCTTCGCGGCTGCTGGCGATCACCCATGGTGTATCGGCAGTGGGCAAAAGCCATGTGGCAATGCGCCTGGTCGAGGCCTTGGGCGCCATTCGCGTGCGCTCGGATGTCGAGCGCAAGCGCCTGTTCGGCGAACAGCCACAAGAGAACGCCGGTCAGCTGACCTCTGGCATTTATGGCCAGGATGCCAGTGCCGCCACTTACCAACGCCTGCACGAGGTCGCCGCAACCGTTCTGCGCGCCGGCTTCCCGGTTGTGCTGGATGCTACCTACCTCAAGCATGAACAGCGCCAGGCTGCGGCAGAGGTCGCCAGCCTGACCGGTGTACCGTTCCTGATCCTCGACTGCCAAGCACCAGAGGCGGTCATCGCCAGCTGGCTGGAGCAGCGTCAGGCCGAAAACAGCGACCCGTCGGATGCCACCCTGGACGTGGTCAAGGCCCAGCAGGCCAGCCGTGAAGCGCTGGATGCGCAGGAGTTGGTGAAGAGCACCCGGGTCGATACCCAGGACGCTGGCAGCATGGACCAGGTGATCGAGCAGATTCGCCAGCGCTTGCCTGGCCTGTAA